The sequence GACCAGACCCCAATGGGCCGACAGGGGTTGAGATCAAGAGCAGGCGGAGGGAAGAGGGCATAGAGCGGGAAAGGCTGGGTAGAAGTGGGGAAGAGAGCGTGATGACGAGAAGGGTGGTTCAGTTGGGGCTAAGCCCGTGGACCAAGGAGCGTTGCTTACCCCAACGTGACGCACTCACGACACCGATGCAAGCATACGGTGCGGGCTTCTCCCACCGAAAGTGTTTTACCATTGGCTACCGGGTTCGAGCTTTTTAGACTAATCCGGCTTTGCCGGGGTGCCCTTAGCTACGGGTCCAGCTTCATAGGACAGCACCCACTGCCGCAGCGTCTGGGTCAGCGCCTCGCGCTGGTTAATCAGATAAATGCTAACTAGAGTAAAGCCCACCCCAATCCACTGTAACGAGCTTAGGGTTTCACTCAAAAATAGATTGCCAAACAGCAGGGCAAAAACCGGCGTGAGAAAGGTGAGGGCGCTGAGGCTCGTGAGATTGCCCTGGGCGGCGAGAAAAAAGAAAATACCGTAGGCGAGGGCGCTACCAAAGATGGTGGAATAGGCGATCGCAGCCCAGTCTAGCCCCGTCAATCCTTGCCAGGGCTGCACCTCTGCCAGGGACGAGAGCCCAAACAGCGGCAGCCCGCCTAGCACCATATGCCACCCCGTCGCCACCACAGGGTCTACATACTGGCAGACATAGCGAATCAAAATGGTACCTGTAGCCATCGATAAGGCCGCCAGCAGCATCAACCATTCTCCCCCCTGGAGCAGGGTGTTGAGGGCTGTGCCCCCGGTCAGCCAGGCGGTGTCACCGTGGAGTAACGATAAGATCCACTCGTCGGGCAGACCGAGTAAGCTAATGCCTGCAATTCCCCACAGTAGGCCAATCCAACCGAGGGCACCAATGTGTTCACCAAACAGGCCCCGCGCCATGACGGCTACAGCTAAGGGCTGGGAGTCAATCATCACTGACCCGAGCCCGGCCCCAGTGCGCTGCAACCCTGCCGCTAAAAATCCTTGAAACAACGTCCCATCCACCAGGGCAAATAGCGCGATCCACAGCCAGCCCTGGCGACCAATGGCCTGAGGTCTCCCTAGACCTAACCCGACTAACAGCACCAGCAATCCAGCGGGCACTAACCGCATCCCAGCCATAAAAAATGGGGCGGTGTGGGGCATGGCCCCCTTCATTGCGACCATGGCGGTGCCCCACAGAAAAAAAGGAGCGATCAGCACCAGCGGGTTGCGGGCGAGGGTCTGAGGAGCAGGGGTAGAATTCATAGGAAAAAATGCGATCGCGACCGCTGGGCCGCAGACTTTCTTAACGAATGTTAACGCAGTTCGAGGTCGGGTGCCGCGTTAAGGGTCGTCATGACTCGCCAGCCTAAACGCTACTGCACCCCAAGCTGGCGCGGTGTTTTTTTGGCTACAGTTAGATTGGCTACAATAGAGCGCAGCCTTGGCCATGCCAGGCTGTCTACCATTTACAACTGTTTGCACCCTATGGTCTGGCCGTTTTCTCCCCGTTCACGTAGATCGATTGCCCGCATTGAAGTCAATGGCGTGATCGCCGCAGCGGCCCGTAAGCGCATCCTTGAAGCGCTCAAAGAAATTGAGGAAAGGCGGTTTCCAGCGCTGCTCCTGCGCATTGACAGCCCCGGTGGCACTGTGGGGGATTCTCAAGAAATCTACACCGCCCTCAAACGGCTCAAAGACAAGCTCAAAATTGTGGCCAGCTTTGGCAATATTTCAGCCTCAGGCGGGGTCTACATCGGCATGGGGGCCGACCACATTATGGCCAACCCCGGCACGATCACCGGTAGCATTGGGGTGATTTTGAGAGGTAATAACCTAGAGCGCCTGCTCGATCGGGTGGGGGTGTCGTTTAAGGTGATCAAATCTGGCCCTTACAAAGATATTCTCGCCTTTGACCGCGAGCTGACCGACCCTGAGAAATCTATTCTGCAAGAACTCATCGATGTGAGCTACGGCCAGTTTGTTAAAACCGTGGCTGAGGCCCGCCGCCTCAGCGAAGACACCGTGCGCAGCTTTGCCGACGGGCGCATTTTCACCGGTGAACAGGCTGTGCAACTGGGCGTAGTAGACCGCCTAGGCAGCGAAGAAGACGCCCGACTCTGGGCGGCAGAGCTAGCTGGGCTGGACCCCGATAAGGCTGAGTGCATCACTTTTGAAGAGAAAAAGCCCCTGCTGCGCCGCCTAGTACCCGGCAACAGCCAGATGGTTGGCGCTGCCACCGGTTTAGCCTACCCTGGCCTAGCGGTGCCCGCCCTCAATGCCACCCTAGAATGGTTAGAGTTTGAGCGCTCCACTAGCGGCCTGCCGCTCTGGCTCTATCGTCCCTGAGGCACGAAAGGACAAAGGGCAGATCACTGGCCTGGTAGGATGAACGCGGTAAAATGCAGTCAACTCTCTACCCCAGTGGCCCTTCGCAGTGGTACCTGGGGTTTTGAAGCATGACATTTGGAGGTTGCGGCGTGGACTGGCGATTGTGGGCAATTCGAGGAGCAGTGACGGTATCAGAAAATACCGAAGACGCTATGCGAGAGGCAGTGACAGAACTGGTAGATGCCCTTGAAGAACGCAACCATCTGGACCCTACCTGCATTATTAGCGCCACCTTTTCAGTGACTCGCGACCTAGATGCGGTGTTCCCAGCGGCGATCGCCCGGCAAAGGCCCCACTGGGACAATGTCGCCCTGCTTGACGTGCAGCATATGCACGTTGAGGGAAGTTTGCCCTACTGCATTCGCATACTCATGCATGTGCAGCTACCAGTGCTCCACGCTAAGGTGCAGCACGTCTACCTGCGTGGAGCTCGCGATCTGCGACCTGACCTGGTGGTGACGGGTTAAGGACGCTCCCCTCATCAGTAGGTAGCCCTTATTAAACGTCGCCGACGGGGTTAGCTTTGGTGCGTGACGCAGAGCGATAACATGCAGCAGTCCCCCGATTGAGATGCTCAATCGGGGGACTGCTGTGGCGTGGACAGGCCAGCCGGTCTAATGCTTTTTCAAGCGAATGCCTAAAAATAAGTCGTAGAGAAAGCCAAAGAAGTCTTTCATTTGCAACAGCCCCAGGGACTGGGGAGACCCCTTCTCATCGAGCAAGGGCCGCATGACCTCATAGGTGGGCTGATACTTATACCAGGGCACCGAGGGCCACAGGTGATGCACCAGGTGATAGTTCTGACCCATAATCAGCAGGTTGAGGATCGGGCTGGGATAGACCCGGGCGTTCTTCCAGCGATCGCGATCTTGAAAGGGCCGATGGGGCAGGTAGTCGAAAAATAACCCTAGGGCAATACCAACAACCAACGCAGGCGAAAACCAATAGTTAAAGATATAGCCTAGAAAGTCAAACCGCCAGGCGACAAACACTAACAAGCCCACTATAAAGCGACCCAAGAACCACTCCAGCAGCTCCCAGTTGCGCCACAATCGGCGCTTGAAAAAATAAATCTCGTGGTAGAAAAAGCGGGCGGCAATCAGCCACAGGGGACCGCCCGTCGAGACAAAGTGATCCGGATCGTTTTCGGGATCGTTGACGTGGGCGTGGTGCTGCAAGTGCACCCGCGTAAAGACCGGAAACGAGAAGCCCAATATGAGGGCGCTACCGTGGCCTAACAGGGCATTGACCACCCGGTTGCGGTGGGCCGAGTTGTGACTAGCGTCGTGAATCACCGTCCCTGACAGGTGCAGAGACAGAACGTTCATCAAAAACACGCACCAGCCAGCCCAGTGCCAGCAAAAATAGCCCACCGTCGATAAGCTAATTAGCCCTACGGAGGCTATGAACATGAGAGTATTCAAACTTAAACCACCCTCAGTTTTCAGTAACTCAGGGGGAACCGTTTTTCGAATCGTCAGGGCTTCAGCTGCCACCGACATGATGCATCGCTCCTACACCAGTGCCTTCGGTAGTATACGTTACGGCGCATGATTAATAAAGTTTTGTGACACGCCCCGGGGGTTATACGTGCCGAGGGCACGCTGAGGGCCGTTCTAGAGCGATCGCCGCCTTAACTGCCGGTCTACGGCCCATCACCCGTAAAAACGCTGAAATTCCTGCTGGTTTTAGGATAACGCGTCAAGCCCATCGCCATTCGTGCTACTATCCACTGTGCTTTATGGCTACTGGTTGATCAGCCTATTGAGGTTTGCAGCTAGTAGCGTTTTACTCTCAGTAGAGGTCGTCTATGCCCCTGCGCACCCCCCTCCGCCGCGCCAAAATTGTGGCTACCATCGGCCCCGCGACTCAAGATCCTGACGTGTTGCGATCGCTGATTGAAGCTGGGGCCACTACCCTACGGCTCAACTTTTCCCACGGTAGCCACGACGACCATCAGCGGAGCATTCGGCTAATTCGCCAGATCTCCTTCGAACTCAACCAGCCGGTCGGCATTCTGCAAGATCTCCAGGGGCCTAAAATTCGCCTGGGCAAATTTGAGCAGGGCTCGATTGTGCTGGAGAAGGGCGATCCCTTTGTGCTGACGAGCGAGATCATTGTGGGCAGCCAAGGGCGTGCCTGTGTCACCTACGACAAGCTGGCCCAAGAGGTGCCCGCTGGAGCCACCATTTTGCTGGATGACGGCAAGGTTGAAATGCAGGTGGAGTCGGTAGATTTAGCGGCCCAAGAACTGCACTGCCGGGTGGTGGTAGGCGGCACCTTGTCCAACAACAAAGGCGTCAACTTTCCTGGGGTTTACCTCTCGGTTAAGGCCTTAACCGACAAAGACCGTGAAGACCTGATGTTTGGCCTCAACCAGGGAGTTGACTGGGTGGCCCTGAGCTTTGTGCGCAACCCTCAGGACGTGCTGGAAATCAAAGAAATCATTACTGCCGCTGGCAAAACTGTGCCGGTGATCGTCAAGATCGAAAAGCACGAAGCGATCGAGCAGATGGAGGCGATTCTCTCCCTGTCCGATGGGGTGATGGTGGCGCGGGGCGACCTAGGGGTAGAACTGCCCGCCGAGGAGGTGCCAATTTTGCAAAAGCGCCTGATCGCCATGGCTAACTCCCTGGGCATTCCGGTGATTACGGCAACCCAAATGCTCGACAGCATGGTGTCTAACCCCCGCCCTACCCGAGCAGAGGTGTCTGACATTGCCAACGCCATTCTCGACGGTACCGATGCGGTGATGCTTTCCAACGAAACCGCCGTGGGTAAGTTTCCGGTAGAGGCCGTGGCTACTATGGCTAAGGTGGCGGTATGTACCGAGCAAGAGGGGCTATCCCTGGGCGATCGCAAAGACAGTGGTGCCCGCTCTATTCCCAATGCCATT is a genomic window of Nodosilinea sp. E11 containing:
- a CDS encoding DMT family transporter; the encoded protein is MNSTPAPQTLARNPLVLIAPFFLWGTAMVAMKGAMPHTAPFFMAGMRLVPAGLLVLLVGLGLGRPQAIGRQGWLWIALFALVDGTLFQGFLAAGLQRTGAGLGSVMIDSQPLAVAVMARGLFGEHIGALGWIGLLWGIAGISLLGLPDEWILSLLHGDTAWLTGGTALNTLLQGGEWLMLLAALSMATGTILIRYVCQYVDPVVATGWHMVLGGLPLFGLSSLAEVQPWQGLTGLDWAAIAYSTIFGSALAYGIFFFLAAQGNLTSLSALTFLTPVFALLFGNLFLSETLSSLQWIGVGFTLVSIYLINQREALTQTLRQWVLSYEAGPVAKGTPAKPD
- the sppA gene encoding signal peptide peptidase SppA; translated protein: MVWPFSPRSRRSIARIEVNGVIAAAARKRILEALKEIEERRFPALLLRIDSPGGTVGDSQEIYTALKRLKDKLKIVASFGNISASGGVYIGMGADHIMANPGTITGSIGVILRGNNLERLLDRVGVSFKVIKSGPYKDILAFDRELTDPEKSILQELIDVSYGQFVKTVAEARRLSEDTVRSFADGRIFTGEQAVQLGVVDRLGSEEDARLWAAELAGLDPDKAECITFEEKKPLLRRLVPGNSQMVGAATGLAYPGLAVPALNATLEWLEFERSTSGLPLWLYRP
- the aroH gene encoding chorismate mutase, which translates into the protein MTFGGCGVDWRLWAIRGAVTVSENTEDAMREAVTELVDALEERNHLDPTCIISATFSVTRDLDAVFPAAIARQRPHWDNVALLDVQHMHVEGSLPYCIRILMHVQLPVLHAKVQHVYLRGARDLRPDLVVTG
- the crtR gene encoding beta-carotene hydroxylase, translated to MSVAAEALTIRKTVPPELLKTEGGLSLNTLMFIASVGLISLSTVGYFCWHWAGWCVFLMNVLSLHLSGTVIHDASHNSAHRNRVVNALLGHGSALILGFSFPVFTRVHLQHHAHVNDPENDPDHFVSTGGPLWLIAARFFYHEIYFFKRRLWRNWELLEWFLGRFIVGLLVFVAWRFDFLGYIFNYWFSPALVVGIALGLFFDYLPHRPFQDRDRWKNARVYPSPILNLLIMGQNYHLVHHLWPSVPWYKYQPTYEVMRPLLDEKGSPQSLGLLQMKDFFGFLYDLFLGIRLKKH
- the pyk gene encoding pyruvate kinase, with translation MPLRTPLRRAKIVATIGPATQDPDVLRSLIEAGATTLRLNFSHGSHDDHQRSIRLIRQISFELNQPVGILQDLQGPKIRLGKFEQGSIVLEKGDPFVLTSEIIVGSQGRACVTYDKLAQEVPAGATILLDDGKVEMQVESVDLAAQELHCRVVVGGTLSNNKGVNFPGVYLSVKALTDKDREDLMFGLNQGVDWVALSFVRNPQDVLEIKEIITAAGKTVPVIVKIEKHEAIEQMEAILSLSDGVMVARGDLGVELPAEEVPILQKRLIAMANSLGIPVITATQMLDSMVSNPRPTRAEVSDIANAILDGTDAVMLSNETAVGKFPVEAVATMAKVAVCTEQEGLSLGDRKDSGARSIPNAISQAVGRIASQLNAAAIMTLTKSGATARNVSKYRPETPILAVTPHVHVARQLQLVWGVRPLLVLDLPSSNQTFQAAMSVAQEKSLLNDGDLVVLTAGTLQGVSGSTDLIKVDVVTAVLGRGNGIGEASVSGRARVAHNSLEVNDFNDGEILVVPRTSADFVEVIRRAGGIVTEDDSPTSHAAVIGLRLGVPVIVGVKNATEIIRDGSILTLDTRRGLIYSGALGPVKNEPAMSL